One segment of Enterobacter ludwigii DNA contains the following:
- a CDS encoding cold-shock protein — translation MNGTITTWFKDKGFGFIKDENGDNRYFHVIKVANPDLIKKDAAVTFEPTTNNKGLSAYAVKVIPESKHLYIAGERVKLTSIKSFVVFSEEEPADTGIDKENAVLSVGLLMNNIKPKSDKKPGEMRTVKKLAITTFQNTTMIFTEDEIDIDATVKLLK, via the coding sequence ATGAACGGTACAATCACAACGTGGTTTAAAGATAAAGGCTTTGGATTTATCAAAGATGAAAACGGTGACAACCGCTATTTTCATGTGATTAAGGTCGCCAACCCTGATCTGATTAAGAAAGACGCAGCGGTGACCTTCGAGCCCACAACCAACAACAAAGGCCTTTCCGCCTATGCGGTGAAGGTGATCCCGGAAAGCAAACACCTCTATATCGCAGGCGAGCGCGTGAAGCTCACTTCGATCAAATCGTTTGTGGTGTTCAGCGAAGAAGAGCCAGCAGATACCGGTATCGATAAAGAGAACGCGGTACTGTCCGTGGGGCTGCTGATGAACAACATCAAACCCAAGTCTGACAAAAAACCGGGTGAAATGCGCACGGTGAAGAAGCTGGCTATCACCACCTTCCAGAATACGACGATGATCTTCACGGAAGATGAGATCGACATCGACGCTACGGTGAAGCTGCTGAAATAA
- a CDS encoding GNAT family N-acetyltransferase, with translation MPELNQHGQTVNDIVPDWKCARALTRTPLVGQYCRLEPLDAERHAADLYEAYALGDDSDWTWLVSTQPVSVEDTAEWVLGKVLDDELVPYAVIDLRTGQAVGLVSYMAIERMQGSVEIGHVTWSRKMKGSRLGTETVWLLLRNAFEHGYRRLEWKCDSMNTASRNAAERLGFVWEGRLRQKLVRKGRNRDSDMLSIIDGEWPQRDAELRAWLAEANFDGEGRQRKKLEAFRL, from the coding sequence GTGCCCGAGCTTAATCAACATGGTCAAACTGTTAACGATATCGTCCCCGACTGGAAATGCGCCCGTGCGTTAACCCGCACTCCGCTCGTCGGTCAGTATTGTCGTCTGGAGCCGCTGGATGCCGAACGCCACGCCGCGGATTTGTATGAGGCCTATGCGCTGGGGGACGACAGCGACTGGACGTGGCTTGTCAGCACCCAGCCCGTGAGTGTTGAAGACACCGCAGAATGGGTCCTTGGCAAAGTACTGGATGATGAACTGGTGCCGTACGCCGTCATCGATTTACGTACCGGGCAAGCGGTGGGGCTGGTGAGCTATATGGCAATAGAGCGCATGCAAGGGTCGGTGGAGATCGGCCACGTCACCTGGTCACGCAAGATGAAAGGCTCCCGCCTTGGCACGGAAACCGTATGGCTGCTGCTCAGGAATGCATTCGAGCATGGCTATCGTCGGCTGGAGTGGAAGTGCGATTCAATGAACACTGCCTCGCGTAATGCGGCGGAAAGGCTGGGGTTTGTCTGGGAAGGCCGGCTGCGTCAGAAGCTGGTGCGCAAAGGGCGCAACCGCGACAGCGACATGCTGTCAATCATTGATGGCGAATGGCCACAGCGGGATGCCGAACTCCGCGCCTGGCTGGCTGAAGCGAATTTTGACGGGGAAGGACGGCAGCGTAAAAAGCTGGAGGCGTTTCGTCTGTAA
- the betA gene encoding choline dehydrogenase, which produces MQFDYIIIGAGSAGNVLATRLTEDPNTTVLLLEAGGPDYRFDFRTQMPAALAFPLQGKRYNWAYETEPEPHMNNRRMECGRGKGLGGSSLINGMCYIRGNAMDLDNWATEPGLEHWSYLNCLPYYRKAETRDVGPNDYHGGDGPVSVTTSKPGVNPLFEAMVEAGVQAGYPRTDDLNGYQQEGFGPMDRTVTPQGRRASTARGYLDQAKSRPNLTIRTHAMIDHIIFDGKRATGVEWLEGESTIPSKATASKEVLLCAGAIASPQILQRSGVGNAELLKQFDIPLVHDLPGVGENLQDHLEMYLQYECKEPVSLYPALQWWNQPKIGAEWLFGGTGVGASNHFEAGGFIRSREEFEWPNIQYHFLPVAINYNGSNAVKEHGFQCHVGSMRSPSRGHVRIKSRDPHQHPAILFNYMSHEQDWQEFRDAIRITREIMHQPALDKYRGREISPGIECQTDEQLDEFVRNHAETAFHPCGTCKMGYDEMAVVDGEGRVHGLEGLRVVDASIMPQIITGNLNATTIMIGEKIADAIRGREPLAKSTAAYYVANGAPVRL; this is translated from the coding sequence TTGCAATTTGACTACATCATTATTGGTGCCGGATCTGCCGGCAACGTACTGGCAACACGACTGACGGAAGATCCCAATACCACCGTTCTGCTGCTTGAAGCGGGCGGCCCGGATTACCGTTTTGACTTCCGCACCCAGATGCCTGCCGCGCTGGCGTTTCCCTTGCAGGGCAAGCGTTACAACTGGGCGTATGAAACCGAGCCCGAGCCGCACATGAACAACCGCCGTATGGAGTGCGGTCGCGGCAAAGGGCTGGGCGGCTCATCCCTGATCAACGGTATGTGCTACATCCGCGGTAACGCGATGGATCTGGACAACTGGGCAACTGAGCCGGGTCTGGAACACTGGAGCTATCTCAACTGCCTGCCCTACTACCGTAAGGCAGAGACCCGTGACGTGGGGCCAAACGACTACCACGGCGGCGACGGCCCGGTGAGCGTGACCACCTCTAAACCCGGCGTAAACCCGCTGTTTGAAGCGATGGTAGAAGCCGGTGTGCAGGCGGGCTACCCGCGTACTGACGACCTTAACGGCTATCAGCAGGAAGGCTTCGGCCCGATGGACAGAACCGTGACGCCGCAGGGCCGTCGCGCCAGTACCGCACGCGGCTATCTGGATCAGGCGAAATCACGCCCGAACCTGACCATTCGCACCCATGCCATGATCGATCACATTATTTTTGACGGCAAACGCGCGACAGGTGTCGAGTGGCTGGAAGGCGAGAGCACGATTCCGTCAAAAGCGACGGCCAGCAAAGAGGTGCTGCTGTGCGCCGGGGCGATTGCCTCTCCGCAGATCCTGCAGCGCTCCGGCGTGGGTAACGCGGAACTGCTGAAGCAGTTTGACATCCCGCTGGTACATGACCTCCCGGGTGTGGGTGAAAACCTGCAGGATCACTTAGAGATGTACCTGCAGTACGAGTGCAAAGAGCCGGTCTCTCTCTACCCTGCCCTGCAGTGGTGGAACCAGCCGAAGATTGGCGCGGAGTGGCTGTTTGGCGGCACCGGCGTGGGAGCGAGCAACCACTTTGAAGCGGGCGGGTTTATCCGCAGCCGCGAGGAGTTTGAATGGCCGAATATTCAATACCACTTCCTGCCGGTCGCCATTAACTACAACGGGTCGAACGCGGTCAAAGAGCACGGCTTCCAGTGCCACGTTGGCTCCATGCGCTCACCAAGCCGCGGGCATGTACGGATTAAATCACGCGATCCGCATCAGCATCCGGCGATCCTGTTCAACTATATGTCCCACGAACAGGACTGGCAGGAGTTTCGCGATGCGATCCGCATCACCCGTGAGATCATGCACCAGCCGGCGCTGGATAAATACCGTGGACGGGAAATCAGCCCGGGCATTGAGTGCCAGACCGACGAACAGCTGGACGAGTTTGTGCGTAACCACGCTGAAACCGCCTTCCACCCGTGCGGCACCTGTAAGATGGGGTATGACGAAATGGCCGTGGTCGACGGCGAGGGTCGCGTTCATGGGCTGGAAGGATTACGCGTGGTGGATGCGTCCATTATGCCGCAGATCATCACCGGCAACCTGAACGCCACCACCATCATGATTGGCGAGAAGATTGCCGATGCCATTCGCGGGCGCGAGCCGCTGGCGAAGAGCACCGCGGCATATTATGTCGCCAACGGTGCACCGGTTCGCCTGTAA
- the betB gene encoding betaine-aldehyde dehydrogenase, with the protein MSRMAEQQLYINGGYTSATSGRTFETINPANGEVLATVQAAGREDVERAVESAQRGQKIWGAMTAMERSRILRRAVDILRERNDELAKLETLDTGKAYSETSTVDIVTGADVLEYYAGLIPALEGSQIPLRDTSFVYTRREPLGVVAGIGAWNYPIQIALWKSAPALAAGNAMIFKPSEVTPLTALKLAEIYTEAGLPDGVFNVLPGVGAETGQFLTEHPGIAKVSFTGGVASGKKVMANSAASSLKEVTMELGGKSPLVIFDDADLDLAADIAMMANFFSSGQVCTNGTRVFVPAKFKAAFEQKIVERVARIRAGDLFDERTNFGPLVSFPHRENVLRYIAKGKEEGARVLCGGDVLKGEGFDNGAWVAPTVFTDCTDEMTIVREEIFGPVMSILTYETDEEVIRRANDTDYGLAAGIVTADLNRAHSAIHQLEAGICWINTWGESAAEMPVGGYKHSGIGRENGVMTLQSYTQVKSIQVEMGKFQSIF; encoded by the coding sequence ATGTCCCGAATGGCAGAACAGCAGCTTTATATCAATGGTGGTTATACATCGGCCACCAGCGGTCGCACCTTCGAGACCATCAACCCGGCCAACGGTGAAGTCCTGGCGACCGTTCAGGCCGCCGGACGCGAGGATGTCGAGCGCGCCGTAGAAAGCGCGCAGCGCGGGCAAAAAATCTGGGGGGCAATGACCGCCATGGAGCGCTCGCGCATTCTGCGCCGTGCGGTAGACATTCTTCGTGAGCGTAACGACGAGCTGGCGAAGCTGGAAACCCTCGACACCGGCAAAGCGTACTCAGAAACCAGCACCGTTGATATCGTCACCGGCGCGGACGTGCTGGAGTACTACGCAGGGCTGATCCCGGCGCTGGAAGGCAGCCAGATCCCCTTGCGCGATACCTCATTTGTCTATACCCGTCGTGAACCGCTGGGCGTGGTCGCGGGCATTGGCGCGTGGAACTACCCGATCCAGATCGCCCTGTGGAAATCCGCGCCAGCGCTGGCCGCAGGTAACGCGATGATCTTCAAACCGAGCGAAGTGACACCCCTCACCGCCCTGAAGCTTGCCGAGATCTACACCGAAGCGGGTCTGCCGGACGGCGTGTTTAACGTTCTGCCGGGCGTGGGCGCAGAAACCGGTCAGTTCCTGACCGAGCACCCGGGCATCGCCAAAGTCTCCTTCACCGGCGGCGTTGCCAGCGGCAAAAAAGTGATGGCCAATTCGGCGGCCTCGTCCCTGAAAGAGGTGACGATGGAGCTGGGCGGAAAATCCCCGCTGGTTATTTTCGACGATGCCGACCTGGATCTCGCGGCGGACATCGCCATGATGGCCAACTTCTTCAGTTCCGGCCAGGTATGCACCAACGGCACCCGCGTGTTCGTGCCGGCGAAATTCAAAGCCGCGTTTGAGCAGAAAATTGTTGAGCGCGTGGCACGTATTCGCGCGGGCGATCTGTTCGATGAACGCACCAACTTTGGTCCACTGGTGAGCTTCCCGCACCGCGAAAACGTGCTGCGCTATATCGCCAAAGGCAAAGAAGAAGGCGCGCGTGTACTGTGTGGTGGCGACGTGCTGAAAGGCGAAGGCTTTGACAACGGCGCGTGGGTGGCTCCCACCGTGTTCACCGACTGCACCGATGAGATGACCATCGTGCGCGAAGAGATCTTCGGGCCGGTGATGTCCATCCTCACGTACGAAACCGACGAAGAGGTGATTCGTCGCGCCAACGACACCGATTACGGTCTGGCGGCGGGCATCGTGACTGCCGACCTGAACCGCGCGCACAGCGCGATCCACCAGCTTGAAGCGGGTATCTGCTGGATCAACACCTGGGGTGAATCCGCGGCAGAGATGCCGGTTGGTGGCTACAAACACTCCGGCATTGGCCGCGAGAACGGCGTAATGACGCTCCAGAGTTATACCCAGGTGAAGTCCATCCAGGTTGAGATGGGTAAATTCCAGTCCATATTTTAA
- the betI gene encoding transcriptional regulator BetI, whose amino-acid sequence MPKVGMQPIRRRQLIDATLEAINEVGMHDATIAQIARRAGVSTGIISHYFKDKNGLLEATMRDITGQLRDAVLNRLHALPHGSAEQRLQAIVGGNFDETQISGAAMKAWLAFWASSMHQPMLYRLQQVSSRRLLSNLVYEFRRELPREQAQEAGYGLAALIDGLWLRAALSGKPLDKTLAQSLTSHFISQHLPTD is encoded by the coding sequence ATGCCCAAAGTGGGGATGCAGCCAATCCGGCGCAGGCAACTGATCGACGCCACGCTGGAAGCAATAAATGAAGTGGGAATGCATGACGCGACCATCGCGCAGATCGCCCGTCGGGCGGGCGTTTCCACGGGGATCATCAGTCACTATTTCAAGGACAAAAATGGCCTGCTGGAAGCGACCATGCGCGACATCACTGGCCAGCTGCGCGACGCGGTATTGAACCGTTTGCATGCCTTACCGCACGGCAGTGCAGAGCAGCGTCTGCAGGCGATTGTCGGCGGCAATTTTGATGAAACCCAGATCAGCGGCGCGGCAATGAAAGCCTGGCTGGCCTTCTGGGCGAGCAGCATGCATCAGCCAATGCTCTACCGTCTGCAGCAGGTGAGCAGCCGCCGTCTGCTGTCGAACCTGGTGTATGAGTTCCGCCGCGAGCTGCCGCGCGAACAGGCGCAGGAGGCGGGTTACGGGCTCGCGGCGCTGATTGACGGGCTGTGGCTGCGCGCCGCGTTGAGTGGCAAACCGCTGGATAAAACCCTGGCCCAGTCGCTCACCAGCCACTTTATTAGCCAGCATTTACCGACCGATTAA
- the betT gene encoding choline BCCT transporter BetT, giving the protein MTDLSQDREKDKINPVVFYTSAGLILLFSLMTIFFSDFSAEWIGRTLNWVSKTFGWYYLLAATLYIVFVVCIACSRFGSVKLGPEQSKPEFSLLSWAAMLFAAGIGIDLMFFSVAEPVTQYMQPPEGAGQTMEAARQAMVWTLFHYGLTGWSMYALMGMALGYFSYRYNLPLTIRSALYPIFGKKINGPIGHTVDIAAVIGTIFGIATTLGIGVVQLNYGLSVLFDIPDSMAAKAALIALSVIIATISVTSGVDKGIRVLSELNVALALGLILFVLFMGDTSFLLNALVLNVGDYVNRFMGMTLNSFAFDRPVEWMNNWTLFFWAWWVAWSPFVGLFLARISRGRTIRQFVMGTLIIPFTFTLLWLSVFGNSALHEIIHGNATFAQEAMVHPERGFYSLLAQYPAFTFSASVATITGLLFYVTSADSGALVLGNFTSKLKDINSDAPNWLRIFWSVAIGLLTLGMLMTNGISALQNTTVIMGLPFSFVIFFVMAGLYKSLKVEDYRRVSASRDTAPRPMGAQDRLSWKKRLSRLMNYPGTRYTKQMMETVCFPAMEEVAQELKLRGAYVELKNLPPDDGETLGHLDLLVHMGDEQNFVYQIWPQQYSVPGFTYRARSGKSTYYRLETFLLEGSQGNDLMDYSKEQVITDILDQYERHLNFIHLHREAPGNSVMFPDV; this is encoded by the coding sequence ATGACAGATCTTTCGCAAGACAGAGAAAAGGACAAAATCAATCCGGTTGTTTTTTATACATCCGCAGGACTGATTTTGTTGTTTTCCCTGATGACGATCTTCTTTAGCGATTTTTCTGCCGAGTGGATTGGGCGCACCCTGAACTGGGTGTCGAAGACCTTCGGCTGGTACTACTTGCTGGCGGCGACGCTCTATATCGTCTTCGTCGTCTGCATCGCCTGCTCGCGCTTTGGCTCGGTAAAGCTCGGGCCGGAACAGTCAAAACCCGAGTTCAGCCTGCTGAGCTGGGCCGCGATGCTGTTTGCCGCGGGCATTGGTATTGACCTGATGTTCTTCTCCGTGGCGGAACCGGTCACGCAATATATGCAGCCACCGGAAGGGGCGGGGCAGACGATGGAGGCCGCGCGACAGGCGATGGTCTGGACATTGTTCCACTACGGCTTAACCGGCTGGTCGATGTATGCCCTGATGGGTATGGCGCTCGGATACTTTAGCTATCGTTATAATTTACCCCTCACGATCCGCTCCGCGCTCTATCCGATTTTCGGTAAAAAAATTAACGGACCGATTGGACACACCGTGGATATTGCGGCGGTGATTGGCACCATCTTTGGGATCGCCACCACGCTCGGTATCGGCGTGGTGCAGCTCAACTACGGTCTGAGCGTGCTGTTTGATATCCCGGATTCCATGGCGGCCAAAGCGGCGCTGATCGCGCTGTCGGTGATTATCGCCACCATTTCGGTTACCTCCGGCGTGGACAAGGGCATTCGCGTGCTTTCTGAGCTGAACGTCGCGCTGGCGCTGGGGTTGATTCTGTTCGTGCTGTTTATGGGCGATACGTCATTCCTGCTCAATGCGTTAGTGCTGAACGTGGGTGATTACGTGAACCGCTTTATGGGTATGACGTTGAACAGCTTCGCCTTTGACCGCCCGGTCGAGTGGATGAACAACTGGACGCTGTTCTTCTGGGCGTGGTGGGTCGCGTGGTCGCCGTTTGTTGGCCTGTTCCTGGCGCGTATTTCGCGTGGACGCACCATTCGTCAGTTTGTGATGGGCACGCTGATTATCCCGTTCACCTTTACGCTGCTGTGGCTGTCGGTGTTCGGCAACAGCGCGCTGCACGAGATCATTCACGGCAATGCGACGTTTGCGCAGGAAGCGATGGTGCATCCGGAGCGGGGGTTCTACAGCCTGCTGGCGCAGTATCCGGCGTTTACCTTTAGCGCCTCTGTTGCAACCATTACCGGCCTGCTGTTTTACGTCACCTCGGCGGATTCCGGCGCGCTGGTGCTGGGGAACTTTACCTCGAAGCTCAAGGACATTAACAGCGATGCCCCTAACTGGCTGCGCATCTTCTGGTCTGTCGCCATTGGCCTGCTGACCCTGGGCATGCTGATGACCAACGGTATTTCTGCCCTGCAGAACACCACGGTGATCATGGGGCTGCCGTTCAGTTTCGTGATCTTCTTCGTGATGGCCGGGCTGTATAAATCTCTCAAGGTGGAAGATTACCGCCGCGTCAGCGCCAGCCGTGACACCGCGCCACGCCCGATGGGTGCGCAGGACAGACTGAGCTGGAAAAAGCGGTTGTCACGCCTGATGAACTATCCGGGCACGCGCTACACCAAACAGATGATGGAAACGGTCTGCTTCCCGGCGATGGAAGAGGTGGCGCAGGAGCTGAAGCTGCGTGGTGCGTATGTTGAACTGAAAAACTTGCCGCCGGACGACGGTGAGACTCTGGGACACCTGGACCTGCTGGTGCATATGGGCGACGAACAAAACTTTGTCTACCAGATTTGGCCACAGCAGTATTCGGTGCCCGGGTTTACCTATCGCGCACGCAGTGGGAAATCAACGTATTACCGCCTTGAGACGTTCCTGCTGGAAGGGAGCCAGGGGAATGACCTGATGGATTACAGTAAGGAACAGGTGATTACGGACATACTGGATCAGTATGAGCGGCACCTGAACTTTATTCACCTCCATCGCGAGGCGCCGGGGAATAGCGTGATGTTCCCGGATGTTTGA
- the entD gene encoding enterobactin synthase subunit EntD: MRTTHSTFRLAGTTVHQITFDPTTFTDADLLWLPHHNALAHAAPKRKAEHLAGRLAAAHALREYGFTAIPAIGSNGEPLWPDGMTGSISHTASRALAVVTPHGLTGIDGEIILADDEAVEIKDGIIGPAEDTLLRHTGLPFAQALTLTFSAKESLFKALFSQVNAMMGFDCARVTALDENTLTLALTRPLAGFSQDDAFTLFWLRDGNTQITLLPPFPAASHKSSSRR; the protein is encoded by the coding sequence ATGCGCACCACCCACTCCACATTTCGTCTTGCCGGAACCACGGTCCATCAAATTACCTTCGATCCCACCACCTTTACCGACGCCGACCTCCTCTGGCTTCCTCACCACAACGCGCTTGCTCACGCAGCCCCCAAACGTAAAGCTGAACACCTGGCCGGACGCCTCGCCGCCGCCCACGCCCTGCGGGAATATGGCTTTACGGCCATACCGGCTATCGGCAGCAACGGCGAGCCGCTGTGGCCTGACGGCATGACGGGCAGCATCAGCCATACGGCCAGTCGTGCGCTGGCCGTTGTAACGCCGCACGGGCTAACGGGTATCGACGGGGAAATTATCCTCGCTGATGACGAAGCGGTGGAGATCAAAGACGGGATTATTGGCCCCGCAGAGGACACGCTGCTGCGCCACACCGGCCTGCCATTTGCGCAGGCGCTGACGCTGACGTTTAGCGCCAAAGAGAGCCTCTTTAAGGCGCTGTTTTCACAGGTTAACGCGATGATGGGCTTTGATTGTGCCCGCGTCACGGCGCTCGACGAGAATACCCTGACGCTGGCGCTGACCCGCCCGCTGGCGGGGTTTTCGCAAGATGATGCCTTCACGCTGTTTTGGCTGCGTGACGGCAACACGCAGATCACACTGCTTCCGCCTTTTCCCGCCGCTTCGCACAAGTCATCATCACGGCGTTGA
- a CDS encoding TonB-dependent siderophore receptor, whose amino-acid sequence MNKKIHSLALLVNLGIYGVAMPALADDNTANAQHEDTMVITAAEQNLQAPGVSTITADEIRKNPPARDVAEIIRTMPGVNLTGNSTSGQRGNNRQIDIRGMGPENTLILIDGKPVTSRNSIRLGWRGERDTRGDTGWVPPEMIERIEVIRGPAAARYGNGAAGGVVNIITKKFDNQWHGSWNTYLNAPEHKDEGSTKRTNFSLSGPLGGDFSFRMFGNLDKTQADAWDINQGHQSDRTGTYADTLPAGREGVENKDINGVVRWDFAPMQSLEFEAGYSRQNNLYAGDTQNTNNDNSSSGLVKKNYGKETNRIYRQNFAVTWNGGWDNGITTSNWAQYEHTRNSRLGEGLAGGTEGLFNSNKFTDTDLADVMLHSEINLPIDFLVNQNLTLGTEWNQQRMKDSTSFSQTQQGGTIPGLSNDRSPYTSAEIFSLFAENNMELTDSTMLTPALRFDHHTIVGNNWSPSLNLSQGLGDDFTLKMGIARAYKAPSLYQTNPNYLLYSKGQGCYASSDGVGCYMMGNDDLKAETSINKEIGLEWKHDGWLAGVTWFRNDYRNKIEAGYAPVGQTSTSKVTTDIYQWENVPKAVVEGLEGSLNVPVSDTINWTNNITYMLQSKNKETGDRLSIIPEYTLNSTLSWQVHQDVSLQSTFTWYGKQQPKKYNYKGQPVTGSEKDEVSPYSIVGLSATWDVTKNVSLTGGVDNVFDKRQWRAGNAQTTGNATTGAYMYGAGAYTYNEPGRTWFMSVNTHF is encoded by the coding sequence ATGAATAAGAAGATTCACTCCCTGGCCTTGCTGGTCAACTTAGGGATTTACGGCGTTGCGATGCCAGCGCTGGCAGACGACAACACCGCCAACGCGCAGCACGAAGACACCATGGTGATCACCGCCGCAGAGCAGAACCTGCAGGCACCAGGGGTATCGACCATCACCGCCGATGAAATCCGTAAAAACCCGCCCGCACGTGACGTGGCCGAAATCATTCGCACCATGCCTGGCGTTAACCTGACCGGGAACTCCACCAGCGGACAGCGCGGCAATAACCGTCAGATTGATATTCGTGGTATGGGTCCGGAAAACACCCTGATCCTGATTGACGGCAAGCCGGTCACCAGCCGCAACTCCATCCGTCTGGGCTGGCGCGGCGAGCGAGATACCCGCGGTGACACCGGCTGGGTACCACCAGAGATGATTGAACGCATTGAGGTCATTCGTGGCCCGGCCGCAGCTCGCTACGGTAACGGTGCGGCAGGCGGCGTGGTGAACATCATCACCAAAAAATTCGACAACCAGTGGCATGGCTCCTGGAACACCTATCTGAATGCTCCAGAACATAAGGATGAGGGTTCCACTAAGCGCACCAACTTCAGCCTGAGCGGCCCGCTGGGCGGCGACTTCAGCTTCCGCATGTTTGGTAACCTGGACAAAACCCAGGCCGATGCGTGGGACATCAACCAGGGTCACCAGTCCGATCGTACCGGTACCTATGCCGACACCCTGCCAGCAGGCCGTGAAGGGGTCGAGAACAAAGACATTAACGGCGTGGTCCGCTGGGACTTCGCGCCCATGCAGTCCCTGGAGTTTGAAGCGGGCTACAGCCGCCAGAACAACCTCTACGCGGGTGATACCCAGAACACCAACAACGACAACAGCTCCAGCGGTCTGGTGAAGAAAAACTACGGTAAAGAGACTAACCGTATCTATCGCCAGAACTTTGCGGTGACCTGGAACGGCGGCTGGGATAATGGGATTACCACCAGCAACTGGGCGCAGTACGAACACACCCGCAATTCGCGTCTCGGCGAAGGCCTGGCGGGCGGTACGGAAGGATTGTTCAACAGCAATAAATTCACCGACACCGACCTGGCTGATGTGATGCTGCACAGCGAAATCAACCTGCCGATTGATTTCCTCGTCAACCAGAACCTGACGCTGGGCACCGAGTGGAACCAGCAGCGCATGAAGGACTCGACCTCCTTCTCGCAAACCCAGCAGGGCGGGACCATTCCGGGGCTCAGCAACGATCGTAGCCCGTATACCTCGGCGGAGATCTTCTCCCTGTTCGCCGAAAACAACATGGAGCTGACGGACAGCACCATGCTGACCCCGGCGCTGCGCTTCGATCACCATACGATCGTCGGTAACAACTGGAGCCCGTCCCTGAACCTGTCGCAAGGCCTGGGTGACGACTTTACGCTGAAGATGGGTATCGCCCGCGCCTATAAAGCGCCGAGCCTGTACCAGACCAACCCGAACTATCTGTTGTACAGCAAAGGCCAGGGCTGCTACGCCAGCTCCGACGGCGTGGGTTGCTACATGATGGGTAATGACGACCTGAAAGCCGAAACCAGCATCAACAAAGAGATTGGTCTGGAGTGGAAACACGACGGCTGGCTGGCGGGCGTGACCTGGTTCCGTAACGACTACCGCAACAAGATTGAAGCGGGGTATGCGCCAGTCGGCCAGACCTCCACCAGTAAAGTGACCACCGATATTTACCAGTGGGAAAACGTGCCTAAAGCGGTGGTTGAAGGTCTGGAAGGCTCCCTGAACGTGCCGGTCAGCGACACGATCAACTGGACCAACAACATCACCTATATGCTGCAAAGCAAGAACAAGGAGACCGGCGACCGTTTGTCGATCATCCCGGAGTACACGCTGAACTCAACCCTGAGCTGGCAGGTACATCAGGATGTGTCGCTGCAGTCAACCTTCACCTGGTACGGCAAGCAGCAGCCGAAGAAGTACAACTACAAAGGCCAGCCGGTGACCGGGTCTGAGAAAGACGAAGTCAGCCCGTACAGCATCGTTGGCCTGAGTGCGACCTGGGACGTGACCAAAAACGTCAGCCTGACCGGCGGCGTGGATAACGTCTTTGATAAACGCCAGTGGCGCGCGGGTAATGCCCAGACCACCGGCAACGCCACAACCGGTGCCTATATGTACGGCGCGGGTGCATACACCTATAATGAGCCGGGCCGAACCTGGTTTATGAGCGTGAACACGCACTTCTAA